One genomic segment of Ricinus communis isolate WT05 ecotype wild-type chromosome 5, ASM1957865v1, whole genome shotgun sequence includes these proteins:
- the LOC8287540 gene encoding potassium transporter 3 isoform X2 produces the protein MVIAIGVLTPAISVLSSIEGLQLQANNLHHGMVVLIACIVLIGLFVLQYRGTHRVAFMFAPIVILWLLSIAIIGAYNIIHWNTRIWQALSPYYIYKFFRDTGKDGWISLGGVLLCITGTEVMYAELGQFTASSLRVALFFVVYPCLVLQYMGQAAYVSKNLSAVSMSFYSSIPDSLFWTVFVMAILATIVASQAVVCATFSIVKQCQAYGCFPRIKIVHKVKWLDRQIYIPEINWILMTLCLAVIVGSRDINRIGNAYGIALITLIFVTTCLMSLVVNFVWHRSATVALSGFLFFGIIEIIFISSSIMRIPDGGWVPFLLSAVSTFIMFVWHYGSRKKYLNDLHNKVHMKWILSLGSDLGIIRVPGIGLIYTELASGIPASFSHFLTNLPAFYQVIVFVCAKIVPVPYVPQKERYLIGRIGPKSYRMYRCIIRNGYKDVQEKENEYDVENALVMSIAEFIQLEAEGTRSVDGSVDGRMAVVRTSEKFGKRFIISESDGNGESSSSSVAASVSSSRSPALLKLQSIYEQESPQLRHRRRIQLKLSDTKYKDSQVKDELLGLLEAKQAGIAYVIGHSHIKAKWSSPFLKRLLINIFYSFLRKNCRSPAVILDIPHISLIEVGMNYSL, from the exons ATGGTTATTGCCATAGGTGTTCTCACACCTGCAATTTCTG TCCTTTCATCCATTGAAGGGTTGCAACTTCAAGCCAACAATTTGCATCATG GAATGGTGGTTCTCATTGCCTGCATTGTATTGATTGGCCTTTTTGTTTTACAATATCGTGGCACGCACAGGGTTGCCTTCATGTTTGCACCGATTGTGATTTTGTGGCTACTGTCTATTGCCATCATTGGTGCCTACAATATCATTCACTGGAATACAAGAATATGGCAGGCTCTTTCTCCGTATTATATCTACAAGTTCTTTAGGGACACTGGAAAAGATGGCTGGATTTCTCTAGGAGGGGTGCTTTTATGTATTACAG GAACTGAAGTTATGTATGCAGAACTTGGCCAGTTCACAGCTTCGTCACTAAGG GttgcattattttttgttgTGTACCCATGTTTAGTGCTCCAATACATGGGACAAGCTGCATATGTTTCTAAAAATCTTTCTGCAGTATCCATGAGTTTCTATTCTTCAATTCCAG ATTCATTATTCTGGACAGTTTTCGTGATGGCAATTTTAGCTACAATTGTTGCTAGCCAAGCTGTAGTCTGCGCCACATTCTCAATTGTCAAACAATGCCAGGCATATGGATGTTTCCCTCGCATCAAGATTGTACACAAAGTAAAGTGGCTTGATCGTCAGATATACATCCCAGAGATAAATTGGATCCTTATGACTCTTTGTCTGGCTGTCATAGTTGGCTCTCGAGACATCAATCGTATAGGAAATGCTTATG GAATTGCATTGATAACTTTGATATTCGTGACTACATGTTTGATGTCATTGGTCGTCAACTTTGTATGGCATAGGAGTGCCACTGTTGCCCTTTCAGGCTTCTTATTCTTTGGAATAATAGAGATCATATTCATCTCATCTTCTATTATGAGAATTCCTGATGGCGGATGGGTTCCTTTTCTGCTTTCTGCAGTCTCTACATTCATTATGTTTGTTTGGCATTATGGTAGCAGGAAGAAGTATTTAAATGACCTCCATAACAAAGTACACATGAAATGGATTCTCAGTCTGGGTTCTGATCTTGGTATTATAAGAGTTCCTGGGATTGGCCTTATTTACACTGAGTTAGCAAGCGGTATCCCAGCTTCATTTTCCCATTTCTTGACCAACTTACCGGCATTTTACCAGGTCATTGTATTTGTCTGTGCTAAGATCGTTCCTGTTCCTTATGTGCCCCAAAAGGAACGGTATCTTATTGGTCGGATTGGCCCCAAATCTTACAGGATGTATCGCTGCATCATTCGAAATGGTTACAAAGATGTTcaggagaaagaaaatgaatatgaTGTTGAGAATGCACTTGTTATGAGCATAGCAGAGTTCATACAACTGGAAGCTGAAGGAACTAGGAGCGTTGATGGTTCTGTGGATGGTCGGATGGCAGTTGTGAGGACGTCAGAGAAGTTTGGGAAAAGATTCATAATATCAGAATCTGATGGTAATGGAGAAAGCAGCAGTTCGAGTGTGGCAGCAAGCGTAAGTAGCAGTAGGTCACCTGCACTGCTGAAATTACAATCCATTTACGAACAGGAGTCACCCCAACTCAGACATAGGCGACGGATCCAGTTAAAACTTTCCGATACAAAATACAAGGATTCACAAGTAAAGGACGAGCTGTTGGGGCTTCTGGAAGCTAAGCAAGCTGGAATAGCATATGTAATAGGTCACTCGCATATTAAGGCAAAATGGAGTTCGCCATTCTTGAAGAGGCTTCTGATAAATATCTTCTACTCTTTCTTGCGAAAAAACTGTCGTTCCCCTGCTGTCATCTTGGATATTCCTCATATTTCTTTGATTGAGGTGGGCATGAACTACTCTTTATAG
- the LOC8287540 gene encoding potassium transporter 3 isoform X1 yields MVESKTPRKHVLLLAYQSFGIVFGDLSTSPLYVYKCIFSGRLRRYQTEDTVFGAVSLIFWTLTFFSLFKYVVLMLSVDDNGEGGIFALYSLLCRHAKFCLLPNQQVADEELSAYYSEGHSNRNVAPSQSKKVVERRKKTKTALLLVVLFGASMVIAIGVLTPAISVLSSIEGLQLQANNLHHGMVVLIACIVLIGLFVLQYRGTHRVAFMFAPIVILWLLSIAIIGAYNIIHWNTRIWQALSPYYIYKFFRDTGKDGWISLGGVLLCITGTEVMYAELGQFTASSLRVALFFVVYPCLVLQYMGQAAYVSKNLSAVSMSFYSSIPDSLFWTVFVMAILATIVASQAVVCATFSIVKQCQAYGCFPRIKIVHKVKWLDRQIYIPEINWILMTLCLAVIVGSRDINRIGNAYGIALITLIFVTTCLMSLVVNFVWHRSATVALSGFLFFGIIEIIFISSSIMRIPDGGWVPFLLSAVSTFIMFVWHYGSRKKYLNDLHNKVHMKWILSLGSDLGIIRVPGIGLIYTELASGIPASFSHFLTNLPAFYQVIVFVCAKIVPVPYVPQKERYLIGRIGPKSYRMYRCIIRNGYKDVQEKENEYDVENALVMSIAEFIQLEAEGTRSVDGSVDGRMAVVRTSEKFGKRFIISESDGNGESSSSSVAASVSSSRSPALLKLQSIYEQESPQLRHRRRIQLKLSDTKYKDSQVKDELLGLLEAKQAGIAYVIGHSHIKAKWSSPFLKRLLINIFYSFLRKNCRSPAVILDIPHISLIEVGMNYSL; encoded by the exons ATG GTGGAAAGTAAAACTCCAAGAAAACATGTTCTTCTGTTAGCATATCAGAGTTTTGGGATAGTGTTTGGTGACTTGAGCACTTCTCCTCTTTATGTTTATAAGTGTATATTTTCTGGGAGATTGCGCCGTTATCAAACTGAGGACACAGTATTTGGAGCagtttccttaattttttggACTTTGACATTTTTTTCTCTGTTTAAATATGTTGTTTTGATGTTGAGTGTGGATGATAATGGCGAAG GAGGGATTTTTGCCTTGTACTCGCTTCTCTGCAGACATGCAAAATTTTGTTTGCTTCCGAACCAACAAGTAGCAGATGAGGAACTTTCTGCATATTATAGTGAAGGTCACTCCAATAGAAATGTAGCTCCATCTCAATCCAAGAAAGTTGTTGAGAGACGCAAGAAAACGAAGACAGCTTTGCTTCTTGTTGTGTTGTTTGGTGCTAGCATGGTTATTGCCATAGGTGTTCTCACACCTGCAATTTCTG TCCTTTCATCCATTGAAGGGTTGCAACTTCAAGCCAACAATTTGCATCATG GAATGGTGGTTCTCATTGCCTGCATTGTATTGATTGGCCTTTTTGTTTTACAATATCGTGGCACGCACAGGGTTGCCTTCATGTTTGCACCGATTGTGATTTTGTGGCTACTGTCTATTGCCATCATTGGTGCCTACAATATCATTCACTGGAATACAAGAATATGGCAGGCTCTTTCTCCGTATTATATCTACAAGTTCTTTAGGGACACTGGAAAAGATGGCTGGATTTCTCTAGGAGGGGTGCTTTTATGTATTACAG GAACTGAAGTTATGTATGCAGAACTTGGCCAGTTCACAGCTTCGTCACTAAGG GttgcattattttttgttgTGTACCCATGTTTAGTGCTCCAATACATGGGACAAGCTGCATATGTTTCTAAAAATCTTTCTGCAGTATCCATGAGTTTCTATTCTTCAATTCCAG ATTCATTATTCTGGACAGTTTTCGTGATGGCAATTTTAGCTACAATTGTTGCTAGCCAAGCTGTAGTCTGCGCCACATTCTCAATTGTCAAACAATGCCAGGCATATGGATGTTTCCCTCGCATCAAGATTGTACACAAAGTAAAGTGGCTTGATCGTCAGATATACATCCCAGAGATAAATTGGATCCTTATGACTCTTTGTCTGGCTGTCATAGTTGGCTCTCGAGACATCAATCGTATAGGAAATGCTTATG GAATTGCATTGATAACTTTGATATTCGTGACTACATGTTTGATGTCATTGGTCGTCAACTTTGTATGGCATAGGAGTGCCACTGTTGCCCTTTCAGGCTTCTTATTCTTTGGAATAATAGAGATCATATTCATCTCATCTTCTATTATGAGAATTCCTGATGGCGGATGGGTTCCTTTTCTGCTTTCTGCAGTCTCTACATTCATTATGTTTGTTTGGCATTATGGTAGCAGGAAGAAGTATTTAAATGACCTCCATAACAAAGTACACATGAAATGGATTCTCAGTCTGGGTTCTGATCTTGGTATTATAAGAGTTCCTGGGATTGGCCTTATTTACACTGAGTTAGCAAGCGGTATCCCAGCTTCATTTTCCCATTTCTTGACCAACTTACCGGCATTTTACCAGGTCATTGTATTTGTCTGTGCTAAGATCGTTCCTGTTCCTTATGTGCCCCAAAAGGAACGGTATCTTATTGGTCGGATTGGCCCCAAATCTTACAGGATGTATCGCTGCATCATTCGAAATGGTTACAAAGATGTTcaggagaaagaaaatgaatatgaTGTTGAGAATGCACTTGTTATGAGCATAGCAGAGTTCATACAACTGGAAGCTGAAGGAACTAGGAGCGTTGATGGTTCTGTGGATGGTCGGATGGCAGTTGTGAGGACGTCAGAGAAGTTTGGGAAAAGATTCATAATATCAGAATCTGATGGTAATGGAGAAAGCAGCAGTTCGAGTGTGGCAGCAAGCGTAAGTAGCAGTAGGTCACCTGCACTGCTGAAATTACAATCCATTTACGAACAGGAGTCACCCCAACTCAGACATAGGCGACGGATCCAGTTAAAACTTTCCGATACAAAATACAAGGATTCACAAGTAAAGGACGAGCTGTTGGGGCTTCTGGAAGCTAAGCAAGCTGGAATAGCATATGTAATAGGTCACTCGCATATTAAGGCAAAATGGAGTTCGCCATTCTTGAAGAGGCTTCTGATAAATATCTTCTACTCTTTCTTGCGAAAAAACTGTCGTTCCCCTGCTGTCATCTTGGATATTCCTCATATTTCTTTGATTGAGGTGGGCATGAACTACTCTTTATAG